The Osmerus eperlanus chromosome 1, fOsmEpe2.1, whole genome shotgun sequence genome includes the window CCTTAGCCCTAGCTCCAACCTCATAACTATTAGCTTTGCACAGGAAGTGGCATGTTTTTGTTTCACAGCGTGGGTCTTCTGTATAGCTTCTCTCAATCTTCCTCCCTGTGCAGATCAAGGACTAACCCATCTCTAAATATTTGGACAGTCCCTGCACTCACCCTTCAACCCCTGGGTGTTACATAATGTACAGAACATAATACTCTCTATGTACTCTTCTGGTCTTGGTTTAATGGGTTTGAGGGTTAGggtctgaggctgggtctgtgagggagtgctgatggagggttagggtctgaggctgggtctgtgagggagtgctgatggagggttaggggctgaggctgggtctgtgagggagtgctgatggagggttagggtctgaggctgggtctgtgagggagtgctgatggagggttagggtctgaggctgggtctgtgagggagtgctgatggagggttaggggctgaggctgggtctgtgagggatgctgatggagggttagggtctgaggctgggtctgtgagggagtgctgatggagggttaggggctgaggctggggctgtgagggagtgctgatggagggttaggggctgaggctgggtctgtgagggatgctgatggagggttaggggctgaggctgggtctgtgagggagtgctgatggagggttaggggctgaggctgggtctgtgagggatgctgatggagggttaggggctgaggctgggtctgtgagggagtgctgatggagggttaggggctcaggctgggtctgtgagggagtgctgatggagggttagggtctgaggctgggtctgtgagggagtgctgatggagggttagggtctgaggctgggtctgtgagggatgctgatggagggttagggtctgaggctgggtctgtgagggagtgctgatggagggttaggggctgaggctgggtctgtgagggagtgctgatggagggttaggggctgaggctgggtctgtgagggagtgctgatggagggttaggggctgaggctgggtctgtgagggatgctgatggagggttagggtctgaggctgggtctgtgaggcagtgctgatggagggttaggggctgaggctgggtctgtgagggagtgctgatggagggttaggggctgaggctgggtctgtgagggatgctgatggagggttaggggctgaggctgggtctgtgagggagtgctgatggagggttaggggctgaggctgggtctgtgagggatgctgatggagggttaggggctgaggctgggtctgtgagggagtgctgatggagggtcaggggctgaggctgggtctgtgagggagtgctgatggagggttaggggctgaggctgggtctgtgagggatgctgatggagggttaggggctgaggctgggtctgtgagggagtgctgatggagggtcaggggctgaggctgggtctgtgagggagtgctgatggagggttaggggctgaggctgggtctgtgagggatgctgatggagggttaggggctgaggctgggtctgtgagGGAGTGCTGATGGAGGGTCTCTGCAGGACCTGCTGAAGCAGCCTGCTCTCTGAGCCTCAGGCCTGGGGTGGAGAAGGAGTCAGGCTCATGACTTCATCCACAGCTGCTCAGACACCATGCCTCGTCCATCATCCACTTTGGCAGACTcatcccatccatccctccctcccttttccttttctctaacccccttctccctctcctcccttctcccccatctcctccatccaccccccctctcttccccactctcctccctccctcctccccctcatccctccctgtcctgtccttcccccctcctcctctctccccatgggTCTCAGTAATCTAGATTTAGCATTGAGGATTCAACGTCTGTCACtgcagctgtctctctcttcctctctctttctttctctctccctctctctgttcctttctctttctgtctcctgctGGCCTTGTGAGAACCACCCTCCAGAGAGGGTgttgagacagacaggtgttcaGAGTCTTTCACCTTGTCTCGCAGAGCTCAGAGTCGTACACACAGCTCAGTCGACTATACGGTTCAGTCCTCACCTGTACAGGGCCTCTGAACGTTCCGGAGCTTTCTTTGTAGAACACACATGAGTAGAACACGCTTACAATTCGACAGTTTGTTGTTGTTAAACAGATTTGTGTGAAGACCCTTCCGGTCTTCCTGTCTGCTAACCCAGGTGGTCTGAGGTGAGTCTATCACTAAAGCTGACTGGAGGTGTCACTTTGTTCCACAGCGATGGCGGCCATTCGGAAGAAGCTGGTGATCGTGGGGGACGGAGCGTGCGGGAAGACCTGTCTGCTCATCGTCTTTAGTAAAGACCAGTTCCCCGAGGTCTACGTGCCCACCGTGTTCGAGAATTACATCGCCGACATCGAGGTCGACGGAAAACAGGTGTGTGATGTGGCCTCGAAGCGGGGCATGTAGGGAAACGATCGATTGATCAATCAAGTTTGTTGCTAGAAATGacgttaaaaatatatatatcccGACAGCACAGTTGAAGCTAAGATGAGATCGgtaaaataagataaataaaatgtatatacaGGGGGGGCGTGAGGTCTCAGGTAGAAGAAGACAAGGGAGCAAGGTTTCCAGAACTTACCTGGTGATTTAAAGACTCCCCCAGATGTGAAAGATGCTGATCTGGCTACGTGTTATTTtgaacttgttttgttttgtttgggcGGGAGTGTTTGTGCACTGACGAGCGGTGAGTCAGAGGGTGGTGGCGTGCTCAACAAGActcgggggtcagaggtcagacagcTCTGTTCTCCTGCTCTGACCATCACAGGATCCCACTCAgcaaaacaggaaacaggaaatgaaTGTTCTCACTGGCTTCCTGTTCAGACCAGgaacccccctaccccccccccccctctctctccctccttctacctcccttGCTCCGACAAATGCCTCTCATTTCCTGCGGGAGGGACTGGGGGGGCGATAGGGCCTCTCATTTGGAAAGGAAATGCGCTGACCCCGGCCTGACTGTTGTGTCCCTCTGCAGCCTCTCAGAATAAACCCCATTTTTTGACCACTGACCATAAGATCAGTgttctcaccacacagcctgacaatcctcttcctcagaggaagtggtgctcgctctctctctctctctttcttatgcTGTTTTTTCATCCCCAAAGTAttttctcactctcctcctcaaaGCTTTGGCTCCTGGATGCTGTTCTAGAGCCGCCAacatccctcctcactcccctccgCCATAGCACCGGCCTGGTGACATAACTACTCAATTAACTACACATTTAGTTAATAGCTCTTTTAAAGTTACTTGAGAATCCATCAAACTTCAGACCACTCACAGAAGAGGTTGTAATGGAGAGTGATTCACTGGAAAGCTTTACTCTAGTAAGCACAGacacatacgcatacacacacatacacatacacgcacacgcacacacacacgcataggaGAGAACAGAAGGTATCTAGTTTTATAACCTCTAATCGCCTGATTTCCCTAATTGAATTAATCAGCAGTGTGATTGGATAAAGCCAGACCTCATCCTGTCTGTGAGTGGCTGAGGAGGTAACGAGACGTTCAGCTAACGAACCTCTGTGctggatagacacacacactaggcttgcacgcacacacacacaccaggcttgcacacacaccccagacccgcacacacacatacacaccaggcctgcacacacacacacacacacacaccaggcttgcacacacaccccagacccgcacacacacatacacaccaggcctgcacacacacatacacacacaccaggcctgcacacacacacacacacacacaccaggccttcacactctctcacacacacacacacaccaggtttgcacacacaccccagacccgcacacacacataccagaccaacacacacacataccagaccAACACAAACATTATACCTCCAGAAACAAACAGAGGACCAGTCAGGGTGCAGCTCTCACATGCTTCTCACCCTCTTAGATGACCGCAAACAGGTGGAATGTGTCGGGCTTTGTTTAGCCTGCATGGTTCGCTGCGCTGTTGACTTCCTGGTTCCTGGGGGGGAGATGTAGAGGGAGAGGAACCTACACAATGCTCTGTAAACATCTGCTGTTTGATGTAGAGTTCATTCTGTTTTTGAAAGATGTACTGTTCTGATGTACGATCAATtctattaaatatatatattttttttttacatactgtacattataaCTTTGCAAAAATATCTTGTTGTAACGTACAGTACATTACGCTCTATGCAGTTCTCTCGTTCTGGATTGTAGTACTTTATAAATATCAGCTGTTTCCACGTCATGTACGTAATGCTCTAGAAACATCTCCAGTTTTAAAGTACAGAACATTATGGGTTTCTAAAAGATATGTTGTTCTGCTGTACAGTACACCATGTGCCTGGGGCGAACGCTAGCAGCATTAGCAGTTCATTCTGTCACATTCTTCCTGGGTTAACTTAtctgggagggagtcaggtggctgagcggtgagggaatcgggctagtaatccgaaggttgccagttcgattcccggtcatgccaactgatgttgtgtccttgggcaaggcacttcaccctacttgcctcaggggaatgtccctgtacttactgtaagtcgctctggataagagcgtctgctaaatgactaaatgtaaatgtaaatgtaaatctgagAGAAGAAGCCTCGGGATCAATATCAAACAGTAACTCTTGTGGAGTTGAAATGTGTTcatttgttttgtgtatgtcttctaacatgagtgtgtgtgtgtgtgtgtagttccgtCAGGGGTTAGAGTTATAGCTCTGCCGTAGGGCATGGGATTGCAGATCAAGAGATTGCAGGTTAAATTCCTGGCCTGTACTTTGCTTTGAATAAATGTGCCTGCTAGATGAACACATTATTCTCTCTGCCTGGTGGTCTTGCTTGCCCTCACAcctgtcttcttcttctgtggtgtgagttCAGGTGGAGCTGGCACTGTGGGACACAGCAGGCCAGGAGGACTATGACAGGCTGAGGCCTCTGTCCTACCCTGACACAGATGTCATCCTCATGTGCTTCTCCATCGACAGCCCTGACAGCTTAGGTAGGTGTCCAGGATACAGCCATCCACACTTGAAGCGCTGCTTCACAAACTATGTCTGTCTGCCAACCTCGTTTTAAAATGGAAAACAGTGTCTCATTGTAATCTTATCGTCTTTCCATAACTATATATTGCTACTTGATTTATCTCCTTATCCCCATCGCCCCCACATCAGTATAAATCTAAAATTATATCATTTTCATCTTGATGGGGTTTTCTGTTTCCCGAAGCATATGTGACTCAAAGATAACAATGGACCTGATGATCCCTTTCCTTGAACAGGAAGCTTTATGAATTATGACGGTGTTAGTACCTGTAGCCGAGGGGAATTATTTACCTCACTCCTCCTCAGTATAAAAACAGCCCATCCAGCACTAGCGAAAAGCTAGCTTGTTGGTGACGTAGCTTGTCAGTAGTCGCGCTCGGAGGTCAGAGGTCCGGAGTTCGAAGCCCGGTGTGGGTAAAGATCAGAAGGAAGTCAGGGAGCTGTCACCTAGTTTCCCTCCTGGCTCTCCAGCTGCCTGAGGTCTCCTGAACTGTGTCCTAACTTCCTGTGTCCTACCTCCCTGTGTCCTAACTTCCTGTGTTCTACCTCCCTGTGTCCTAACTTCCTGTGTTCTAACTTATGTGTCCTAACTTCCTCCCTGTGTCCTAACTTCCTGTGTCCTACCTCCCTGTGTCCTAACTTCCTGTGTTCTAACTTCTTGTGTCCTAACTTCCTCCCTGTGTCCTAACTTCCTGTGTGCTAACTTCCTGTGTTCTAACTTCCTGTGTTCTAACCTCCTGTGTTCTAACCTCCTGTGTTCTAACCTCCTGTGTTCTAACTTCCTGTGTTCTAACTTCCTGTGTTCTAACTTCCTCCTTATGTTCTAACCTCCCTGTGTTCTGCCAGAGAACATTCCGGAGAAGTGGACTCCTGAGGTGAAGCACTTCTGTCCCAACGTTCCCATCATCCTGGTGGGCAACAAGAAGGACCTGAGGAACGATGAGCACACCAGGAGAGAGCTGGCCAAGAtgaagcaggtacacacacacatgcctacagtatcacacacacacacttacagtataacacacacacacacacacagtataacacacacacctacagtattacacacacacctacagtatcacacacacagtataacacacacacctacagtatcACACACACTTGGGTTAGCATCGTGCTTTTGCACGACCAAGGTTTGTCTGTCAGGGTGTTGAAGGGTGACCAGACTAGACTAAAGGTTAGGTCAGTAAACCTTTAGATAGACAATATGCCGAAAACATGATCATGGACTAAAGATAATATATGTACTGATAACATGTACTCAGATAAGATCAAGGATAAAGTATCTTCATGGAACTTAACGTCCAAAAACCATGGCTGTGGACTTCTCTGATTAGTAGCTAATGTTATGTAAGGTATGGCTTTGTAGACAGATATTACAGCATACCAAGGATATGTTTTGTGGTAGTTCTTGTAGTTCAGTTTAATGGGTGGTGTTTATGGCACTATATTGTTCTAAAACATGGATGTTTGTTCACAAAGTTTCAAgagctgactgtgtgtgcatgtttgcttgtgtgtgtgcgtgtgtgtgtgtgcgtgtgtgtgcgtgcgtgtgtgtgtgtgcgcgtgcgtgtgcgtgtgtgcgcgcgtgtgtgtgtgtgtgtgtgtgcgcgtgtgtgtgtgtgcgtgtgtgtgtgtaggagccaGTGAAGCCTGAGGAGGGCAGGGACATGGCCAACCGCATCAGTGCCTTCGGCTACCTGGAGTGCTCCGCCAAGACCAAGGACGGCGTGCGCGAGGTGTTTGAGATGGCCACTAGGGCGGCGCTGCAGGTCCGCAAGCGCAAGAAGAGATCCGGTTGTCTGCTGCTATGAGCTGTCAGCACAGctcataaacaacaacaacaacatcaacatcaacaCACAAGAGTGACTGAGCAGTACCACACTTCGTACTGTA containing:
- the rhoca gene encoding ras homolog family member Ca, with protein sequence MAAIRKKLVIVGDGACGKTCLLIVFSKDQFPEVYVPTVFENYIADIEVDGKQVELALWDTAGQEDYDRLRPLSYPDTDVILMCFSIDSPDSLENIPEKWTPEVKHFCPNVPIILVGNKKDLRNDEHTRRELAKMKQEPVKPEEGRDMANRISAFGYLECSAKTKDGVREVFEMATRAALQVRKRKKRSGCLLL